Part of the Numida meleagris isolate 19003 breed g44 Domestic line chromosome 26, NumMel1.0, whole genome shotgun sequence genome is shown below.
NNNNNNNNNNNNNNNNNNNNNNNNNNNNNNNNNNNNNNNNNNNNNNNNNNNNNNNNNNNNNNNNNNNNNNNNNNNNNNNNNNNNNNNNNNNNNNNNNNNNNNNNNNNNNNNNNNNNNNNNNNNNNNNNNNNNNNNNNNNNNNNNNNNNNNNNNNNNNNNNNNNNNNNNNNNNNNNNNNNNNNNNNNNNNNNNNNNNNNNNNNNNNNNNNNNNNNNNNNNNNNNNNNNNNNNNNNNNNNNNNNNNNNNNNNNNNNNNNNNNNNNNNNNNNNNNNNNNNNNNNNNNNNNNNNNNNNNNNNNNNNNNNNNNNNNNNNNNNNNNNNNNNNNNNNNNNNNNNNNNNNNNNNNNNNNNNNNNNNNNNNNNNNNNNNNNNNNNNNNNNNNNNNNNNNNNNNNNNNNNNNNNNNNNNNNNNNNNNNNNNNNNNNNNNNNNNNNNNNNNNNNNNNNNNNNNNNNNNNNNNNNNNNNNNNNNNNNNNNNNNNNNNNNNNNNNNNNNNNNNNNNNNNNNNNNNNNNNNNNggggggggcgggggggggggttgcACACCCACCACGTTGCACCGGCGCTCCCCACCGCCGAACGGGGCCGCGCGCCCCATTGCATCACAAGCGGGGGTCGGGGGAATCCCCCCCAATCCCCCCCTGCtgcgcggggccgcggggcggggcctCCCCCGCGCCCGATGGAATTTTCCACTCTCCGCCGCCGCGCGGGTTCCCGTTGGCCCCGCCCCCTCCGCGCGCCACCCCCCGAAGCCCCGCCCCCTTCCCGACGGGCCTCGCGGCGGCAAGATGGCGGCCGCCATGGCGGCGGGGCTGGGCCGGCTGGGCCGCGGGGTGCGTGCGCTGTGCGGGCCGCTAACGGGGCGGGGGCTCAGGAGTCGTGCGGGGAGCGGCGTGGGGAGCCCCGAGGAGCTGTGGGGACGGGGTCGGCTGTGGAGCCGGGCGGGCGGAGCGGAGGAGAGCGGGTGGCAGGCATGGGCAGGGCGGCTGGGCCTGGTCACCTGCCTTTCCCCACCCTTCCCCAGCTTCCCTACCCCTCGTTCCCTTCTtccccccttccttcccttcttccccccttccttcccttcttcccccctttccctccccttccattttccctctgttctctTGGCTGTGCGTTCCCTCTCCCAGCCCGGTTCTGTGTGAGGTGATGATGGCAGTTCTGTGCTCTGGAATCTCTCATGGTGTTGGTGTTGTTTCTTGCCCGTTGGGCTCGGCCCGTGCTatgttgtttctcttccttAGGCCGTGGACTCGCTGCTGCGTCCCCCCAGAGCTGTTCCAGCCTGTCTTGTTGTCCCCGTGAGGACGAGGCGGAGACATTTTGTCCCCGAGTGGGCCTGGGAACTGCCCCCtaaagcaaaggagaagaggCTCCAGTCTTTGGCCAGGGCACTTCCTGAGGATCGCATGGAACGGGTCTTCTACTTGGCCTGCACAGGTGGCAGCTTGCTTTGGTCTTTTTGAAAGGGCACAACTAAGGCAGAGTAGAAGTACTGTGACTGCGCTGACAGTATCTGTCTGCAGCAAAATGAATGActggctctgccctgggggAGCGATAGCAGCTGCCCTGGTGCTGTCAGCCCTGTGTCCCCTGTTGGCCTCTTTGTACCCAGGAATAGCATGGCAGGCTGCAGTTCTTGCTGTTGATTGTCTTATCCTCATACCTCAGGGCTACGTGGAACAGGAAAACAGGCAGTGTAGCACAGCTTGTCAGCAGTGAGAGGTGCCCCTGTCATTTCTCCCTGCGCTCTTATTTCATCCGACAAATGTTTTCAGGGAGGAATCCTGCTTCTCTagcccccagcagctggggTGCTGCCTCTTTGTTTCCTTGATTCCCCTCCTgatcttccttctctcccatgCAGCTGATATTATAGACCCTTATGTCCCTCCTGAGGGCGATGCCCGCTTGACTTCcctgtccagagaagggctgaAGCAAAGAATGGAGAAGCTGAAGCAGACTGCTGCCTCTCAGCTCGCGTACGTACCTCCTTTTCAATTAATCTGTAGTGCTGAAGTTTTGCTCAGTTTTGTCTTGCACTAGAACTGAGTAATACAGCTGTCATCATCTGAAATGCCGAGGAGATGTTCTTCATTTGCTCAGagctttttcttgtcttttcagcCTGCGCAAGGTTAAGGATCACGATCCAAATTTCAGCACTAAAACTTTCCCGGAGATGGcacaggaaatatttattgaagCTCACAACAATCTGGCAAAGTAAGACCCATTCTGACCGACAGGATTACGTAGGGTTTGCTTCTCTTTGCTTACATGCTCTGGTTTTCTCATCTTTCTAATCCTTGTCCCCCTTTTGCAACAAGTGCTTTACCTTGTGCTGCCCCCATCTCTGTGAAGAGGAGGTAGCTTTGGAGGTTTGGGAGGTACACTTgcttttcataatgaaaatcaAGTTGCAGAAAACTCGTCTTGACCTGACTTGAAAAGGAGATGAGCTGATGCACCACTAGGTGTTATCAGCAGATGAGTGTGTGCTCAGTGCTCAGCATCGTGCCACAGGGAATGGTTTGGATGTGAGATGATATTCCACTGACTTGCTCCACTTTCTAGTAATAGAACACGTTTCAAAACTACATCGTTCTTGGGTACAATTCcaaacatcagcaaaacatTTAGACCACAGCTGGCTTCCAAGGGATGTTGTCACGTCTTCCCCTGAAGTCTTCCAACCAGCTTGCATTCTGACTTTGTGCTGAGATCATAGCTGAGAATCTCACCTTTTCTGCTTTGCCAACGGGCTGTGAATCTTCTGGAGAAGCAGGAATTTGTGAGTAAGCCTCTTCACAATGCCTGTATTTGAGTAACTGGGTGTGTTTCACTTGCAGTTTTAACAAGCAGAAACTTCACTCCCTGGTAACAGAGCGCTGCTACCCGGTAAGTGTTTATCAGGATGTTACAGTTCCTTGATCAGGTTTAGAGAACCTTAAAGACTGTGGAAGGGATGAGAAAtgatctccttttttttctcacccAAATACAATAAAGACAAAACAGGAAGGCAAAGCACAAGTCTGAGGAGTAATGCAGCATTCATTCAGTACCTGTATATAGCAGTTTGCCTGTTCAGTTCACATCCTAACGAAGTTGATGTgctgacttattttttttctttgcaggacATGGTCCGTGGCAACAGGTACAAAACCATCCGGTGGAGTTTCCTGGAGTCACTGGAGCCTCCACGAGTGGTTCACATTCGATGCACCAGCATCGTGAACCAAGGCAACCTGTATGGCCAGGTGACGGTGCGGATGCACACGAGGCAGGTACGTCCCCtcgtgtcccccccccccccacctccccccgtGTTTCCCTGCTGACTCCAGCTCAGTGCATGTTTCTGTTGGCAGACTCTGGCCATCTATGACCGCTTTGGGCGGCTGATGTACGGCGGGGAGCAGGTGCCCAAGGATGTTCTGGAATACGTTGTGTTCGAGAGGTACTTGGTCAACCCCTATGGCACGTGGAGGATGCACGGCAAGATCGTCCCAGATTGGGCTCCACCAAAGGACCCCATTGTTAAGGTAAAGCCACGAGGCACCAGCGTGGCCTGTGTCTGCAAACTGTGCAGATGCTCTGTCTTCCTTTGTTACTAAAATCAGGCCGTCCTCCCgtgcaaggcagcagcactgccaggacCCCCTGCTCACCCTTCCTCACGCTCTTGTTACAACGGTTTGGAGCTGCTGCACCATGCTGATTTGTGTCCTTGCTGTTTCAGACGGTGATGATTCCTGGCCCAACCTTGGATCCCTCACAAGAGTATGAGGAAATGAAGTAGGAAATTTCAGAGCCCGTACACAGACAGCAGCGCAAACAACCCTGGAGGGGACAAAGCGGGGAACGGCTGCGGAGCCAGTGGGCTGGGCATAGCTGTGCCTTACGTGAGCGGTCAGCAAACAAAGCAGCCTCAGAAATGGACTCCAGTCACTGAAGAATTGCCTTGAAAAAGGAGCAAGAGGGGCTTGGGAGGTGAATCGTGGGAGCTctgagagctgtggggctgcgcTCCTGGCTGACTCCTGTGCTTGCGTGGCgagggctgctggcagcacacaTCTGGGCAGATGTGGGGCGTGGGATAGACCTGGGGGGGCTCTCATTAAAGtttgcagcagaagctgtgggtgATTTCTTTTCCCACGCTTCCCCCATCTGCCCAGATTTCTGgtccttttcttttaacaggCAACAAGCAACAAGCAGGCTTTCAGGCAGTTTCTCCTGGGTGGGTACTGCAGTCAAGAGTCCTGCTGAATGCGTCCTTGTTGCTGGTGAAGCCGAAGCGCAGCGCTGATGCTTCAATAAATTAAACTCGGGACTGGTACATTCAGTGTTTGTGTCCATcaggggcagcaggcagcatttCTCACAGCTGCTGGGCTTTAAAGTGGATGCTCATGAGCCCGGCCGTGGATGTTGCAGGCGTGTAGCTGGCACCCTCCTGCGGACGTTGTGACATTGACAGCGGGCCCTCTGCTTCTGTGTGAGCCTGAAAGCCtccacctgcagagctgcccctgtTACATGGGGACGGTGTTCAGCGGGAGGGCGGGCAGCGATGGAATCCCCGTCATCTCTTTTTGGAAATCGGGGGGGTGTCCCAACCTGTCTGCCCCTCATGGAGGAACCCACTGCATCGAGGCTTCAGCCCACGCTTGCTGGCGAGCTGaggatgcagcagcagggccaggagcagGAATAGAGCAGCGTGAGCAGCCTGCTGGGTGTCTGCTGTGTGCAATGCAGCGCCCAAGCACGGATAGATGTGGCTGCTCAGACACCACCACGGGCACGGTTCTCCTGCTCAGGTTCTGAATGGAAGGAGGGTGTTTTCCAGGAGGACAACGTTTCCTTCCCAGCCTCGTGCTGTCTCCCCATCGCCTTTGCTGATATTCACACCTCTGTGCCTGAAGCACTGCTGTTCCTGGCTTTCCTTGGCAGcccctctgctttctgctgcagctcttccttgAGCACACCCCATCAAGCAGCCACTGCGAGCGCCCAGGGTTAACATTTATTTCCCATCTGCACGCTTCCTTACACGAATGGGCGATGGACGTTTGGCGCTGAAGATCACAAGGCTCCTCCCGAGGGCAGAGGGAGCAAATGGTGACGGGGTGGTGGGATGAGCCCCGCACCCAGCGCTgctgggctctgggcagccGCTCTCCTCCACGCTGCACTACGGCTACCCCCAGTTTGCCTCCCCCTGGGCTCACGGTACAGGGCATGAACCACAGCCCCATGATGCTCCGGGCCCTGGTGCCGTTCAGCTCTGAATCTCCGTGGTCCCCAAATGGTTCAGAGCCCGGATCTCCGACAAAGGCAGCAACAAAGGCAGCGTCACCACCCACCCATTGCTGCAGGGTGCCCAGCCTGGCCGGCGCTCACTGCGGCTTCGGTTGATGCTCCCATCCCCATCCACGCGGTGTGGGCAGCTCCCTGAGCCCCGGGGCCAAGCTGAGCCTTCTACTCGTGGTCCCAGGGGCAGACCTCGGCGCTGCCCCCCCCcgcatccctccctccctccccggGGCTGTCCCACGGGCACACGGCGGACGCTCCCTGGGTTGGGCTCCCGGGGGCTGCCGGCCCCTCCTCTGCTTCCCAGGGACAGACCTCGGCTGTGCTGGGCCCGCTGCGCTGCCGGGCTGCGTGTGCTCCCCCCCGTGCCGCGGGCAGGACGCGGCACAGCGCCCGGTGCTCCCCCACCCCGGCAGGGGATGCTCCTTCCCGCTGTGCTTcggggctgcagctctcctgcccgGTGCCgggctctgctgcttcccagggGCAGatgtcagctctgctccctgccctctcGCACTTTCTGGATGCTTCTTTCCCCGTTGCCGTGCTCAGGGCGGGCTCTTCTGCCCCCACACTCTCCCAGGGGCACACAGCCCCGCGCTCGCTGCTGCtcatccctgcagctctggaagCATCCGGgctcttctccttccctggagcAACTTCCTCCAAATCTCCCTCCCATGGACAGATCTCAGCTTTGTCCCTGGCTCCGGGCCCCCGACTCCCCCACGGGCAGAGCTCCGTGCTCTCCCAGGGGCACACGGCCCCGCGCTCCGCGCTGCCTCTCTGCTTCGTGGACGCGCTGTCCCCCCTCTCTTTCTGCAGACCCCGATGTGCAGCAGCGCCTTTGCTCACTCCCGATGTGCCGCCCTGAGCCTCTCTCGGTTCCTCTTTCTCAGATGGGGGAGCAGCCCCCTCCCAGGGGCAGATTTCTTCTCTCCCCCCAGAGCTCCCCAGGGTCTCCCAAGGGCAGATCTCCGCCTTTGGGCTCTCGGTGCTGTGGGACACCCCCAGGCTCTCCATGGACCGCGCGGGGCTGGCGAGCGCTGCCTGACGTGTGATGATGCGCTTCACAGCCCCCCCCGAGCTCGGCTTCGTCCTCGGCTGCTCCACAGGGGAGGTGGCCGTCTCCCAGGGGCAGATCTCTGCTTTGCTGACCCCTGACCCCCCCTGTTCTTCCCAGGGGCAGATCTCTGCTTTGCTCCCCCCTGACCCCCCCTGTTCTTCCCAGGGGCAGATCTCTGCTTTgctcccccctgcccccccctGTTCTTCCCAGGGGCAGATCTCTGCTTTGCTGACCCTTGCCCCCCCCTGTTCCTCCCAGGGGCAGATCTCTGCTTTGCTCNNNNNNNNNNNNNNNNNNNNNNNNNNNNNNNNNNNNNNNNNNNNNNNNNNNNNNNNNNNNNNNNNNNNNNNNNNNNNNNNNNNNNNNNNNNNNNNNNNNNNNNNNNNNNNNNNNNNNNNNNNNNNNNNNNNNNNNNNNNNNNNNNNNNNNNNNNNNNNNNNNNNNNNNNNNNNNNNNNNNNNNNNNNNNNNNNNNNNNNNNNNNNNNNNNNNNNNNNNNNNNNNNNNNNNNNNNNNNNNNNNNNNNNNNNNNNNNNNNNNNNNNNNNNNNNNNNNNNNNNNNNNNNNNNNNNNNNNNNNNNNNNNNNNNNNNNNNNNNNNNNNNNNNNNNNNNNNNNNNNNNNNNNNNNNNNNNNNNNNNNNNNNNNNNNNNNCCCTGTTCTTCCCAGGGGCAGATCTCTGCTTTgctcccccctgcccccccctGTTCCTCCCAGGGGCAGATCTCTGCCTTGCTGACCCTTGACCCCCCCTGTCCCTCCCAGGGGCAGATCTCCGCACTCTGGGATTTCCTTAGCTCAGCATTCCCCCTCTCGGGGCTCTCTGCAGAGATCAGGGTGTCCCCATGCCCCCCCAGACCCCCACCCCTCTCTTCCCGCTGCACTCTGTGCTCCTCAGTGCTCCTCCATCCACGTTTGCCATCCCCTTCAGGAACCCCACACGCATCCTGCCTcgctcctccctccccctcatCCCCCCTCTCTGTGTCCCATGGGCAGACCcctgccccgctgccccccACCCCTGGAACTGCATGGCGGGGGCCATCCACATCCTCACCCCCGCTGCCCTCCGGGGGGCAGATCTCCCTTTGACCCCCAGCCCCCACCCGGCCCCACTCTGCGCTCCTGCTCCTGGGGAACAGCCCCTCGGTCCCCCCCCCGCAGGCAGCGGGCTGGCTGCCACTCTTCCCCAGCGCCTTCATAGGGCTGCCCCCCACCGGTGGGACCCCCCCGGCCCCGTCCTGCTGTGACACGGACCCCACCGGGGCACTCGGTGCTTCCCAGGGA
Proteins encoded:
- the MRPL45 gene encoding 39S ribosomal protein L45, mitochondrial — translated: MAAAMAAGLGRLGRGAVDSLLRPPRAVPACLVVPVRTRRRHFVPEWAWELPPKAKEKRLQSLARALPEDRMERVFYLACTADIIDPYVPPEGDARLTSLSREGLKQRMEKLKQTAASQLALRKVKDHDPNFSTKTFPEMAQEIFIEAHNNLANFNKQKLHSLVTERCYPDMVRGNRYKTIRWSFLESLEPPRVVHIRCTSIVNQGNLYGQVTVRMHTRQTLAIYDRFGRLMYGGEQVPKDVLEYVVFERYLVNPYGTWRMHGKIVPDWAPPKDPIVKTVMIPGPTLDPSQEYEEMK